The window AAGTTAGAAGCTAAGACTTCTCTCCCCTTGCCTACAAACCTTTCATTATGTGTTTCTTTCGATTTTCTGTGTTTTTAGGATGGAGCAAAGACATTATTTATAGGTGGAGAGAGGGATCAAACTTCCTCATCAAGTTTTGATTACTTTCTCACCAAGTCTCTCTTACTTCCTTGACAAATTTATCCTTTAATCTCAACCATCCATCAAAATTGAGTAAGTGACAAATGTTTTGTTTAAAGTGACTCATTTCATAGTGAGAGACAAGTGTGATGTCTTCTAGAACGTTAGGCTCATACATTGAACTTGCTTTTTCTATGCATCTTTCATTATACTTGAGGTCtaaattaggaaaaaaaaaagttgttataTGACTATCTAAACTCATTTCTCGTATAGATAACAGTGATGCTGATTTTAGCTATGGTTacttaatttaagttatttttaatgGTAATTGATCCTAATTTCCAATTCCCTTTATGTTATTTGTCCTCTTTCTGCAGAAAAACTGAAATTTAGGTTGTGACCATTTTAGAAATAATATGAACAAatatgaaaagattaaagaggaataaaataatagaaatgaGTGAGAATAATTGTTTCTTCCCAAATATAATAAACAATAATTTTGCTccattattttttacaaaaaaaaaagaatgagaaAGAATGTACGTAATGGTATAAATTTATAGGAATCTTGAAGAATTGaatgttttttaatattctCTTGTTCACTAGTCATATCCTTAGAAATATTTAGTGCATATATACTTTtccaacaaaaacaaagaaaagtaGGATTTTAAAAcgatatttttttctcattttaaaagtttttgtgGTATTATTTTGTTAGACGAAAAAACTCTATGCAACTGGAAGTTACACGCTTCACAGGACTAGAACCAGAAAGAACGTCGTAGGCAAGTAAGAGTAGACTTGGCACAAAGTCTACGCATTCCACTTGACCCATTTATAATTGACCAATATTAAGTTCTCTTAGTCTTCGCCAATCAACAATGAATAATAATCTCCTCTGAATCTCATCTCCTATCCAAGAAAaatgaagtttcttcattggtTTCTGCTTCTTTTGATCATCTCTTTTACTGTTCTGGGATCAGTCGAAGCTCAATCTCAAGCAGGTTCTTGACAAAATACAATACTCTGTTTTGCTgcaaaaactatattttaacaACTCCTTTGAAtgtgttttctttgtttatATTGAACAGGATTCATCAGCTTGGATTGTGGGTTGGTGCCTAAGACCACAACATATACTGAGAAGAGTACTAATATAACATACAAATCAGACACGGATTATGTCGACAGTGGATTGGTCGGGACAATCAATGATGCATACAAGACTCGGTTTCAGCAACAAACTTGGTCCTTGAGAAGCTTCCCCGAGGGTCAAAGAAACTGTTACAACCTCTTTAACCTCACAGCGAACAGCAAGTATCTGATCAAAGCAACCTTTTTGTATGGGAACTACGACAAACTGAATCAATTGCCAAGCTTTGATCTTCACATTGGTGCTAACAAATGGTTGTCTATCAACATAACAGGAGTAACAAATAGTTCGACATATGAGATATTCCATGTTGTAACACAAGATAATCTTCAAGTTTGTCTTGTTAAGACAGGACCGACCATACCATTCATTTCCTCACTGGAACTTCGTCCATTGAACAATAACAGTTATAACACCCAAAGTGGATCATTGATGTTGTACACCAGAATATACTTTCCGTCCAATCCATTATCGTTCATCAGGtaataataaactaaaatcttttttttttgataagtataaaacaaaatttccatacgcaacataattttttatgtaaaaattcTGATACCAACACAGCTTTtgtaaaacgttttttttttaatatgaaatttaacttttttcaaaaaaaaacatatttttttttatcaagaaGAGTTGACCTGTTGGCTAAAACTCTTGGATTCCTTATTAGAAATACATATTCGAGTCCAATTAGAAATGGTTTgctttacaaaataaaatcaatttaacATGTTTGGGGTCTAAGTCATATTGGCCTGAGCCTTACGCTTTGATTGCCAGAATAGATGTTAAAACAGTATCAGTATGCTATAGAAGTAATATACTATGATTTTGCTAAACTATTTAATAGAATTATTAATAGAGCAGTATGagtatgttatttaaaattattataaaaattagtatataatatataatatatttatttttaataaatataaatataaatataaatataaatataaatataaatataaatataaatataaatataaatataaatataaatataaatataaatataaatataaatataaatataaatataaatataaatataaatataaatataaatataatataaatataaatataaatataaatataaatataaatataaatataaatataaatataaatataaatataaatataaatataaatataaatataaatataaatataaatataaatataaatataaatataaatataaatataaatataaatataaatataaatataaatataaatataaatataaatataaatataaatataaatataaatataaatataaatataaatataaatataaatataaatataaatataaatataaatataaatataaatatatataaatataaatataaatataaatataaatataaatataaatataaatataaatataaatatattttaaaataaatttaaatttgaaatactatttaaaaaaaacatttattgtaaatttattttagaactcaaaattttattttctggatataaagtaattttatgatattattaaataaaataaatgaattaattaattatatatttttccttaattttataaaattataaatgcaaATAGTCTTTTAAAAGTAGAGCATAATGGTAATGCTAATGCTCTACCATTCAAACCttagggggtgttagtgggaaTTAGATTTATAATgagttttagaattttcaagtctagtgttattagtttatagattctcacattctcattaaaatctaatgttattggtttgatgattctataattctataaaaaatcatttattattcaaaaagtttagattttaatgattctacaaatctattaaaataagtGTTATTGGGAGTTAAATTCTTAACATTTTAACTCACAAAACAAGATTTTGAGAATAGTACATGTTTCCTTtgaattcttagaatcattacattactttattttcatagatttttacaatatacaaaATTCTCTACAACTCTTTCTAAATTTAACAAATCTATCAACTTTTAAAATGAACAAATTCTATAGAAATCTAAGTTCCACTAACACCCCCTTAGTCtatctacaaaaacaaaaactttctGTTGTATTAACTTTGAGTTAACAAAAAGAGTCTTTCTTCAGGTATGATGAGGACATACATGACCGAGGCTGGAATGCATTCACAGATAATGAAACCACCTCGATAAGCACCGACCTCCCAATCGATACAAGTAACGCCTACGATATGCCTCAAGCAGTGATGAAGACCGCTGCTATCCCTGTGAATGCTAGCAAGACATGGTACTTATGGTGGACTCTTGATGACATCTCTGCGCAGTCATATGTATATATGCATTTCGCCGAAATCCAAACACTCAAAGCCAGTGACATCAGAGAATTCAACATTACTTACAACGGTGGCTTACGTTGGTACAGCTACATGAGGCCTCCTAAGCTCAGCATTTCAACCATCTTCAATCCAAGCGCCGTGAGTTCCTCAGACGGGGTGTTTAATTTCACTTTCACAATGACGGGTAACTCAACTCTTCCTCCCCTTATCAACGCCCTAGAGATTTACACAGTTGTAGACGTTACACAGCTTGGGACAGATAATGATGAAGGTAAGCATGTTCTTATTAGGCCATTCTGTAAACTAAGTTGCCTATCTTTTAACCGTTTTCTGGTTTCTGAAATGAGTTTGAATTATGTGATGATTAGTTTCTGCTATGATGAGCATCAAGAAGACATATGGTTTAAGCAAGAAGTTAAGTTGGCAAGGAGATCCATGTGCTCCTCAGTTGTTTCTGTGGGAAGGTGTGAATTGCAGTTATCCGGACTCCGAGCCATCGCTGATCACATCCTTGTATGTTCTATATTCTTCATCACAAAGGTTCTCTAGTTTTGGCTTATAGCTATTATGgatcctttgttttttttttgttttttctcaaataataggAACTTGAAGGAAAGCGGATTGACCGGTACCATAACATCTGACATATCCAAGCTAGCACAGTTGAAAGAGCTGTAAGCAGAAACTTAGTATTACATATGCATGATTGTTGTGGGAGAAAGGAATAACTctgatctttctctttttaattGACAGAGATTTATCAAGTAATGATTTATCAGGAGATATTCCAGCTTTTTTTGCTGATATGAAGTTGTTGAAACTCATGTGAGCTTCTTTTTCACAACTTTCTCTTGTCCGCTACCTGCTTTTTCTGTTATGTTCTTCTGAAAGCTGCAGTGTTTTTTCTTCTCATTCAAAGAAACTTAAGCGGAAACCCGAAGCTTAATCTCACAGTTCCAGAATCCCTTCAGGAAAGGGTAAACAGCAAATCTTTAACACTAATGTAAGTTTTTCATACTTCACTTAGATCAACTCAACTTTTTCTAAAATTAGTTGGAAGTATATGTATTGCCACACTAAATTTATCATATCTTGTTAATGTTTCCAGTCTGGGCGATACCCTGAATCCCACGACTCTTGGAGGAAAAACTAAAAAGGTTCCAGTGCTTGCTATCGCAGTGCCAGTGGCTGGGGTGTTCGCTCTGGTAGTTATCTTGGCCATCTTTTTCATCGTTAGAAAGAAAAGACCAAGAAGCAATGCGGGTATGTTTTAATCACCAGACCAAGTTCTTGAGACTAAAGAAACATGATATCATATAATTTGTAAGCTTTTGCAGCTCCAAGACCTCCATCAGTCACTACAAGTTTAGGTAAAAGTGAGACAAGACCATCCAATCCATCAATCATAACAAAGGACCGCAGGATCACGTATCCCGAGGTACTGAGGATGACTAATAACTTCCAGAGGGTTCTTGGCAAAGGAGGCTTTGGAACAGTGTATCATGGAAACTTGGATGATGCCCAAGTAGCTGTGAAAATGCTCTCTCATTCATCAGCTCAAGGCTATAAAGAATTCAAGGCAGAGGTATGCTAAGCAATTAATATGTCCTTACGgttaatcctttttttttaagtaatgATAAGTTTCTCTAATAATCATCAAAATCTAACTTTATAAATCTTATCAGGTGGAGCTTCTCTTAAGAGTTCACCATAGACATTTGGTGGGACTTGTGGGGTATTGTGATGACGGAGATAACTTGGCTCTGATCTATGAATACATGGCAAACGGAGACCTGAGGGAGAATATGTCAGGTAAACGTTTTGGGTAAAGAGACTATAATTTAGTCGAAAACGCTACAGTTCAAAACATTCAAAGCCCATTACAGGAAAACGCGGAGGCAATGTACTAACCTGGGAAAACAGAATGCAAATAGCTGTAGAGGCAGCACAAGGTGAATAAAACTCTTAACTATTTCTCTCTATTTTTGTCTGATTCATGACAAGAAAATGTTGCCTATTCTGGTTATGAGGTTTGAAAGCAAAGACTGGCATAAAAATAACCATCTGTAACAGGATTGGAGTATCTGCACAATGGATGCAGGCCTCCTATGGTCCATAGAGATGTGAAAACGACCAACATTTTATTGAATGAGCGGTCTGGGGCAAAACTAGCTGACTTTGGGCTGTCAAGGTCTTTCCCAATCGACGGTGAATGTCATGTCTCAACAGTGGTTGCGGGTACACCTGGTTACCTAGACCCCGAGTGAGTTGATTGAATGAGTAATCAAGAGTCTGCCTTTCTCAAATGAATAATGAAGAATGTTTGTGAAATCTTTCTATATATACTATCTCAGGTACTACAGAACAAATTGGCTAAGCGAGAAGAGTGATGTCTACAGCTTCGGAGTAGTGCTATTAGAGATAGTAACAAACCAGCCGGTCATTGATAAAACCCGAGAAGGACCTCATATCAATGAATGGGTTGGGTTCATGCTCACCAAAGGAGACATAAGGAGCATTGTTGACCCCAAGCTGATGGGAGACTATGACACAAATGGTGCGTGGAAGATTGTAGAGCTGGCTCTAGGTTGTGTGAACCCGTCTTCAAACCAGAGACCAACAATGGCACAGGTTGTGATGGAGCTGAACGAGTGTGTCGCCTTGGAAATTGCAAGGAGACAGGGTAGCCAAGAGATGTACTCAGTGGGTTCAGTTGACAATAGTCTCACTTCTGCTTCAGAGTTTGCCCCGGGAGCCAGATAACTTGAAAATATTTCCCATTCCATTCTATGGCAAAACACTATTTTGATTGTTTTTGCCATTTATCTTTCCTTCAGAAGTTTCCAGTTCAGTGTTCTTGGAAATAATCCAAttgttgttttgttgttttgtgtTGAATTAATAAGATTCCTATGAAAGTTCCCTTGTGATAAACTATATTGTTAAAACATGAAGTACACAATCTTCTGTGTTATGGAAGAAACAACATCTCTATTTTacactagggtcggcccgccctacgggcgagatatactttacttgtgatctagattattatttttatatgattttgtagttTGTTTTCAGGTTTGCATTTGCAAAAAATATGTATGATAATGATTTGTATTtatcttttagaaatttttagaTTAGGAAGGATTATATGTGATAGAATATATCTTTGAGAAGAAGTTATAAGAAAAGTTGACAAAAGTGAATCGAAAAATAAATAACACATTTaagattaaatattaaattctaCATCGTTGATTTTAGgattttagaaatatatatcaTGGCCAAGTTAAATATAccgcaaaaaatatataacaccaaAGCTAAATaacttataaacaaaaaatttaattaaaataaaataaaaatacacataaatacaaataaacaaataagatattatccaaaattattatattttggtcttttaaaaatattcattccatatttgaatatatgtggtttcattaagataaaataatttaactcAATGGAAAACTTAATTGCCATACATTACATAATTTTTACAATGACtgatttcataaataaaattaaaaattataatcataaaattaaattaaattaaatcaatgtattttttttgaaagagagTTTATTTAAACATCAGgtgcatataaaatatatgcatGAAAATTAACATTCTGTTGGTCAAATCCCCCTATGGATCCACACTCTGTCGCAGCTTGGATCAATCAGCCTCGTGCTTCATCAATTGCTCTTGCCTCCTCAGTCAtgaagctctactttcagtcggCAGTGTACGTCATCTGGAAGGAGCGCAATGCCCGAGTGTTCACCGCTACATCAACGCCAGCAGCAGTCATCAGTTCATCCCTTGACAGGATGATGTGTGACCGCCTCTTATTGTACCCGGCAAGATCTTCTTCCACCTCTCTGCTACTATTTTACTTATCATATATTAGGCCTCCTTGAGgctctttctcttttctttaagCTGGGTTGtggttgtgtgtgtgtttctttattttgtaataagttgtttaacaacAACATTGTAAAATATTCAGAAAATGGTAagcttaacattttaccaaaaaaaaaaaaaaaaatctgtgaCTAAGCAAGTGCTGGAACACACATGGTGTAAAATATGTGACTAAGCAACATTTTATCTATGTGATTTGTACGTGTTtttatataaacttaaaaataagcCAGTGCTGGAACTCGCACGGtgtaaaatatatgatttcattaaatatttttttataggaTTATGTGTTCCTCTATAAACttgtcattttattaacaataAATAAGTAATGGAACAATCAAAAGATTCCAATATTACAtaacaaatttattaaatattttctaaaaataacagCAAGTGCCTCCAGGAACTTATATGACATCAGCCAGAGCGCTCGTTTTCTCCAATGTTCCTGTAAAGTTCACATAATTTCAGATCAATTACCGCACATATTT is drawn from Brassica rapa cultivar Chiifu-401-42 chromosome A05, CAAS_Brap_v3.01, whole genome shotgun sequence and contains these coding sequences:
- the LOC103868536 gene encoding probable LRR receptor-like serine/threonine-protein kinase At1g51860 isoform X2 → MLYTRIYFPSNPLSFIRYDEDIHDRGWNAFTDNETTSISTDLPIDTSNAYDMPQAVMKTAAIPVNASKTWYLWWTLDDISAQSYVYMHFAEIQTLKASDIREFNITYNGGLRWYSYMRPPKLSISTIFNPSAVSSSDGVFNFTFTMTGNSTLPPLINALEIYTVVDVTQLGTDNDEVSAMMSIKKTYGLSKKLSWQGDPCAPQLFLWEGVNCSYPDSEPSLITSLNLKESGLTGTITSDISKLAQLKELDLSSNDLSGDIPAFFADMKLLKLINLSGNPKLNLTVPESLQERVNSKSLTLILGDTLNPTTLGGKTKKVPVLAIAVPVAGVFALVVILAIFFIVRKKRPRSNAAPRPPSVTTSLGKSETRPSNPSIITKDRRITYPEVLRMTNNFQRVLGKGGFGTVYHGNLDDAQVAVKMLSHSSAQGYKEFKAEVELLLRVHHRHLVGLVGYCDDGDNLALIYEYMANGDLRENMSGKRGGNVLTWENRMQIAVEAAQGLEYLHNGCRPPMVHRDVKTTNILLNERSGAKLADFGLSRSFPIDGECHVSTVVAGTPGYLDPEYYRTNWLSEKSDVYSFGVVLLEIVTNQPVIDKTREGPHINEWVGFMLTKGDIRSIVDPKLMGDYDTNGAWKIVELALGCVNPSSNQRPTMAQVVMELNECVALEIARRQGSQEMYSVGSVDNSLTSASEFAPGAR
- the LOC103868536 gene encoding probable LRR receptor-like serine/threonine-protein kinase At1g51860 isoform X1 yields the protein MKFLHWFLLLLIISFTVLGSVEAQSQAGFISLDCGLVPKTTTYTEKSTNITYKSDTDYVDSGLVGTINDAYKTRFQQQTWSLRSFPEGQRNCYNLFNLTANSKYLIKATFLYGNYDKLNQLPSFDLHIGANKWLSINITGVTNSSTYEIFHVVTQDNLQVCLVKTGPTIPFISSLELRPLNNNSYNTQSGSLMLYTRIYFPSNPLSFIRYDEDIHDRGWNAFTDNETTSISTDLPIDTSNAYDMPQAVMKTAAIPVNASKTWYLWWTLDDISAQSYVYMHFAEIQTLKASDIREFNITYNGGLRWYSYMRPPKLSISTIFNPSAVSSSDGVFNFTFTMTGNSTLPPLINALEIYTVVDVTQLGTDNDEVSAMMSIKKTYGLSKKLSWQGDPCAPQLFLWEGVNCSYPDSEPSLITSLNLKESGLTGTITSDISKLAQLKELDLSSNDLSGDIPAFFADMKLLKLINLSGNPKLNLTVPESLQERVNSKSLTLILGDTLNPTTLGGKTKKVPVLAIAVPVAGVFALVVILAIFFIVRKKRPRSNAAPRPPSVTTSLGKSETRPSNPSIITKDRRITYPEVLRMTNNFQRVLGKGGFGTVYHGNLDDAQVAVKMLSHSSAQGYKEFKAEVELLLRVHHRHLVGLVGYCDDGDNLALIYEYMANGDLRENMSGKRGGNVLTWENRMQIAVEAAQGLEYLHNGCRPPMVHRDVKTTNILLNERSGAKLADFGLSRSFPIDGECHVSTVVAGTPGYLDPEYYRTNWLSEKSDVYSFGVVLLEIVTNQPVIDKTREGPHINEWVGFMLTKGDIRSIVDPKLMGDYDTNGAWKIVELALGCVNPSSNQRPTMAQVVMELNECVALEIARRQGSQEMYSVGSVDNSLTSASEFAPGAR